One window from the genome of Magnetococcales bacterium encodes:
- the fliE gene encoding flagellar hook-basal body complex protein FliE, whose protein sequence is MNIPSIGQVTLPNLTTLSAAGTQNGDPWEEFSVLLGRQIKETDRMEKRAKDLSERALLGNAGVSIHEAQIAASEAELHMRLLLQVRNKALDVYREVMSMPV, encoded by the coding sequence ATGAACATTCCATCGATCGGCCAGGTGACGCTTCCCAATCTGACCACGCTTTCGGCGGCGGGGACCCAGAATGGTGATCCCTGGGAGGAGTTTTCGGTCCTTCTGGGCCGCCAGATCAAGGAGACCGACCGGATGGAGAAGCGGGCCAAGGATTTGAGCGAGCGGGCGCTGTTGGGCAATGCGGGGGTGAGCATTCATGAAGCCCAGATTGCCGCCTCGGAAGCGGAACTCCATATGAGGTTGCTGCTTCAGGTACGCAACAAGGCTTTGGATGTGTATCGGGAAGTGATGAGCATGCCGGTTTGA
- the fliF gene encoding flagellar M-ring protein FliF, with product MAESAISASPLAGRNESPAEAFTRFLENLPLGGRNGLIVAIIATVIALTAVIWFVTRPSYKVLFSGLPEAEAGRVVEELNKLNVPYQLGLGGNSIEVPADRVYDLRLEMATLGLPKKGTGLGFEVFDQGNLVGMTDFMQRTNYQRALQGELARTIESIDVVSKARVHLVLPKQSLFVTEERPATASVVMELVRPLNARQAEGIVHLVAAAVEGLDESQVTLLDHQGNLVAGGREVAADGRMAADESMDMQKQVEKSLELRAQAMLDKIIGINASGISRSIVRITADLDLARVERQEEIFNPDGQVARSEQTSTETSKGEFGVSGAPGVRPNDANDRGGSGGSGSNQARSVERETINYEISKKVEKTVLPVGTIRRLSIAVLVDGKMEKPEQGDGPMQYVKRTEEELNGLKKIVEQAVGFRADRGDTIEVSETPFAPLVSSEEEGIPFWKTPAFWMQVGLVAVILLILFIVLRPMVQKLLQNELSADTSGVPAAVAELEEQLLAEGIGTLPTEQPIRMRVPDRNIKLTSQMITEHVEDAREIIRSWLALES from the coding sequence ATGGCTGAATCCGCGATATCCGCATCTCCACTTGCCGGTCGGAACGAGAGTCCGGCGGAAGCCTTCACGCGGTTTCTGGAGAATCTGCCCCTGGGTGGACGCAACGGGTTGATCGTGGCGATCATCGCCACCGTTATCGCGTTGACGGCCGTCATCTGGTTTGTCACCCGTCCCTCCTACAAGGTTCTTTTCTCGGGACTTCCGGAGGCGGAGGCGGGGAGGGTGGTCGAGGAACTCAACAAACTTAACGTTCCCTATCAGTTGGGTCTCGGTGGGAATTCCATTGAGGTCCCCGCCGACCGGGTCTATGACCTGCGCCTTGAAATGGCGACCCTCGGGCTGCCGAAGAAGGGGACGGGATTGGGGTTCGAGGTTTTCGATCAGGGCAATCTGGTGGGCATGACCGATTTCATGCAACGGACGAACTATCAACGGGCGTTGCAGGGGGAACTGGCCCGGACCATCGAAAGCATCGATGTGGTCAGCAAGGCCCGGGTCCATCTGGTTCTGCCCAAGCAATCGTTGTTTGTCACCGAGGAGCGTCCGGCGACGGCATCGGTGGTCATGGAACTGGTTCGTCCGTTGAACGCCCGGCAGGCGGAAGGGATTGTCCATCTGGTGGCGGCGGCGGTGGAGGGGCTGGATGAGTCGCAGGTGACGCTGTTGGATCACCAGGGCAATCTGGTCGCCGGAGGGCGGGAGGTCGCGGCGGATGGCCGAATGGCCGCGGACGAATCGATGGACATGCAAAAGCAGGTGGAAAAATCGTTGGAACTGCGTGCCCAGGCGATGCTTGACAAGATCATCGGCATCAATGCCAGCGGCATCAGCCGCAGCATCGTCCGGATCACCGCCGATCTGGATCTGGCCCGGGTGGAGCGTCAGGAGGAAATATTCAATCCCGATGGTCAGGTGGCCCGGAGCGAGCAGACTTCGACCGAGACCAGCAAGGGGGAATTTGGTGTCAGTGGCGCTCCGGGTGTTCGCCCCAACGATGCCAATGATCGCGGCGGTTCCGGGGGGTCGGGTTCCAATCAGGCTCGGTCGGTGGAACGTGAAACCATCAACTATGAAATTTCCAAGAAGGTTGAAAAAACCGTTCTTCCGGTGGGGACCATCCGGAGGCTGTCGATTGCCGTTCTGGTTGATGGCAAGATGGAGAAGCCGGAACAGGGGGATGGTCCGATGCAGTATGTCAAGCGGACCGAGGAGGAATTGAACGGCCTGAAGAAAATTGTCGAGCAGGCGGTGGGATTCCGGGCGGATCGGGGGGATACCATCGAGGTGTCGGAGACCCCGTTTGCTCCTCTGGTTTCCTCCGAGGAAGAGGGAATTCCCTTCTGGAAGACCCCGGCGTTCTGGATGCAGGTGGGTCTGGTGGCGGTCATTCTCCTGATTCTCTTCATTGTCCTGCGGCCCATGGTACAGAAACTTCTGCAAAACGAACTGTCCGCCGACACCAGTGGCGTCCCCGCGGCGGTTGCCGAACTGGAAGAGCAACTCCTGGCGGAAGGGATCGGCACGTTGCCGACGGAACAACCGATTCGCATGCGGGTTCCCGATCGCAACATCAAGCTGACCTCGCAGATGATCACCGAACATGTGGAGGATGCCCGGGAGATCATCCGTTCGTGGCTGGCTTTGGAATCCTGA
- the flgB gene encoding flagellar basal body rod protein FlgB, whose product MAGLGLLGPAGAFKTNLLNLRHERQELIAANVANVDTPGYKAMRLEFEDEMAKALPPPGSLPVARTSGKHMPVPYDGPVAGEMQAVEIPIPKGDLNSVDLEQEMAMQAANQLLYNYAAQSLNGQISTMRMVIEGR is encoded by the coding sequence ATGGCCGGACTGGGATTGCTGGGCCCCGCGGGGGCGTTCAAGACCAATCTTCTGAACTTGAGACATGAACGTCAGGAACTGATCGCGGCCAACGTAGCCAACGTCGATACCCCCGGATACAAGGCGATGCGTCTCGAATTCGAGGATGAGATGGCCAAGGCCCTGCCGCCTCCCGGTTCCCTTCCGGTTGCCCGGACCAGTGGCAAACACATGCCCGTTCCCTACGACGGTCCGGTGGCGGGGGAGATGCAGGCGGTGGAGATTCCCATTCCCAAGGGGGATCTCAACAGCGTCGATCTGGAACAGGAAATGGCGATGCAGGCGGCCAACCAACTGCTTTACAACTATGCCGCCCAATCGTTGAACGGTCAAATTTCCACCATGAGGATGGTGATCGAGGGACGCTGA
- the flgC gene encoding flagellar basal body rod protein FlgC — protein sequence MDFLNSFRVTSSGLAAERLRMNIIAENVANAQTTRTAEGGPYKRKDPIFAAKPFKEMLSQEEIAGATGVSVERIQVDERPPRMQYDPNHPDANADGYVAMPNIDMVTEMVNMMSASRSYESNVTVLNASKAMALKALEIGK from the coding sequence ATGGATTTTCTCAATTCGTTTCGGGTGACCTCGTCGGGGTTGGCGGCAGAGCGGCTCAGGATGAACATCATTGCCGAGAACGTCGCCAACGCCCAGACCACCCGTACCGCCGAAGGGGGACCCTACAAGCGCAAGGATCCCATTTTCGCCGCCAAGCCGTTCAAGGAAATGCTGAGTCAGGAGGAGATTGCCGGGGCGACCGGGGTATCGGTCGAGCGCATCCAGGTGGACGAACGACCGCCGCGGATGCAGTACGACCCCAACCATCCCGATGCCAACGCCGATGGCTATGTTGCCATGCCCAACATCGACATGGTGACCGAGATGGTCAACATGATGTCGGCGAGTCGTTCCTACGAATCCAATGTAACCGTGCTCAACGCCTCCAAGGCCATGGCGCTCAAGGCCCTGGAAATCGGCAAATAA